The Sorangiineae bacterium MSr11367 genome window below encodes:
- a CDS encoding phage baseplate assembly protein V, whose amino-acid sequence MAKMLTALVFTDESSHLPAVQDMALANELVGGALKDLATKIGGDMLGDMVDANPAGEIVFDDEAGGASDQERILEFGLKKRLRPKQIRMIDRDVGATKNWVGVAKKDLATPSYDLGAGLSIGSIGSIAREGPSLIAHAGFDLDIDSPTIAPSMLLQQLYQLDPNLRGYGDKQKRVDIELDRLRVQRIEGSGQSTCRRLAAGYRFRLAGHPVGTLNTEYTVTAVVSKGVADPASADEHVYRNAFQCVPVRIRPVPPRMPRPKLSDELARVVAVRGDRVTSYLDTNAYGYVHIRFDWEVVDDQGGTYRDLAYGEEHDTAVWVPVSQPWAGDGYGMQCLPREGMRVWVGFIEGQGERPFVKGCFYDKENELPFAHDTDHQKVGLFSRTIPENGGWSEISISDRQGDELLHLRAQRDFHAHVLHDSRTHVRGNAVEHVEGNSNIHIDKDLGTSIGGVERRVVQADRLDNIAGLLSTTVGHSAQVDIGGRLRETIGEGHQQTVKGSTQLVVDGYRSAVVGDDDVVTVGREHVMTVGSKDKPGKSALYVVDGTYRRSAKKIVLEAEDIIIRSKGAEVHLNTEGLVLSATTIQETAAKELKLRGKGSSLKLHEQAEIFSKEVNVHGKDARVRIADKVQVQAADSFTEQAGVNVLPAQLESRYALELFEKAADRVQEKEFVAWMSTVYGSDIPVESYKALHRDLTAKSVQNARIILSSPGTLGGERGTYDTETREVRISKELPRSAENDEHAAAMLFLVLLHEFGHHIDNLLRRHYTQPPNGGDAPGEEGAKFAYSIAGMDQHERDHVIFALHTRDGQSVPLKLKYEEFHLAVKNYVENPNAQNKAKRVEGFGAATDTEDSEQAWRRLRSLLHSSQY is encoded by the coding sequence ATGGCCAAGATGCTCACGGCGCTCGTCTTCACCGACGAGTCGAGCCATCTACCCGCCGTACAAGACATGGCCCTAGCCAACGAGCTGGTGGGCGGCGCTCTGAAGGACCTCGCCACGAAGATCGGTGGCGACATGCTCGGAGACATGGTCGATGCGAATCCCGCTGGCGAAATCGTATTCGACGACGAAGCCGGCGGTGCGAGCGATCAAGAACGCATTCTCGAATTCGGCCTCAAGAAGCGGCTCCGCCCCAAACAGATCCGCATGATCGATCGCGATGTGGGTGCAACGAAAAACTGGGTGGGCGTCGCCAAGAAGGATCTCGCGACGCCATCGTACGATTTGGGCGCGGGGCTCTCGATTGGGTCCATCGGATCCATTGCGCGCGAGGGACCATCGCTCATCGCCCACGCTGGCTTCGACCTCGACATCGACTCGCCAACGATTGCGCCCTCGATGTTGCTTCAGCAGCTATACCAACTCGATCCGAATCTGCGCGGATATGGAGACAAGCAAAAGCGCGTCGATATCGAACTAGATCGTCTCCGCGTGCAACGCATCGAGGGGTCCGGACAGAGCACGTGCCGCCGCCTTGCTGCCGGCTATCGATTCCGACTCGCGGGTCATCCCGTTGGCACGCTGAACACCGAGTACACCGTCACCGCGGTAGTCAGCAAAGGCGTGGCCGACCCTGCATCCGCCGACGAGCATGTTTACCGAAACGCATTTCAATGTGTTCCGGTTCGAATTCGCCCGGTGCCTCCGCGAATGCCCCGACCAAAGCTCTCCGACGAACTCGCACGCGTCGTGGCTGTGCGCGGCGATCGGGTAACGTCGTACCTGGATACGAATGCGTACGGCTACGTGCACATTCGATTCGACTGGGAGGTCGTCGACGACCAGGGCGGTACTTACCGCGACCTCGCTTACGGCGAGGAGCACGACACCGCCGTCTGGGTTCCCGTCAGTCAGCCTTGGGCGGGTGACGGGTATGGGATGCAGTGTCTCCCACGCGAAGGGATGCGCGTTTGGGTCGGCTTCATCGAAGGGCAAGGCGAGAGGCCCTTCGTGAAGGGATGCTTCTACGACAAGGAGAACGAGCTCCCGTTCGCGCATGACACAGATCACCAGAAGGTCGGTCTCTTTTCACGCACCATCCCAGAAAACGGTGGTTGGAGCGAAATTTCGATTAGCGACCGCCAGGGCGATGAGCTGCTCCACCTGCGGGCGCAACGCGACTTCCACGCACACGTCCTTCACGATTCGCGCACACACGTGCGTGGGAATGCCGTTGAGCACGTAGAAGGCAATTCGAACATTCATATCGACAAGGACTTGGGCACAAGCATCGGCGGCGTCGAACGACGCGTCGTACAAGCCGATCGTCTGGATAATATCGCGGGCTTGCTAAGCACAACCGTCGGTCATTCCGCACAAGTGGACATCGGCGGTCGACTCCGCGAGACGATTGGCGAAGGTCATCAACAAACCGTTAAGGGGAGCACCCAGCTGGTGGTTGATGGCTACCGCTCGGCGGTCGTCGGCGATGACGACGTCGTCACGGTAGGGCGCGAGCACGTGATGACGGTAGGGAGCAAAGACAAACCTGGCAAGAGTGCGCTCTACGTGGTGGACGGCACCTACCGCCGCAGCGCCAAAAAGATCGTCCTCGAGGCCGAGGACATCATCATTCGCTCCAAGGGCGCAGAAGTGCACCTCAATACGGAAGGCCTCGTGCTCAGCGCTACTACCATCCAGGAGACTGCAGCGAAAGAGCTGAAACTGCGCGGGAAGGGTTCGTCGTTGAAACTTCACGAGCAAGCGGAGATCTTTTCGAAAGAAGTGAACGTTCACGGCAAAGACGCCCGTGTGCGTATCGCCGACAAAGTCCAAGTGCAGGCGGCGGATAGCTTTACCGAGCAGGCCGGCGTGAACGTCCTTCCTGCGCAGCTCGAGAGTCGCTACGCGCTCGAGCTCTTCGAGAAAGCAGCAGATCGCGTCCAGGAGAAGGAATTCGTGGCGTGGATGTCGACTGTCTATGGGTCGGACATACCAGTGGAGTCTTATAAGGCACTTCATCGCGACCTAACGGCAAAGAGTGTACAGAATGCTCGCATCATCCTTTCTTCCCCCGGCACGCTAGGTGGGGAGCGAGGGACCTACGACACCGAGACTCGAGAGGTCCGCATTTCCAAGGAGTTGCCACGTTCAGCCGAGAACGACGAGCATGCCGCAGCCATGCTGTTTCTGGTCCTTCTCCACGAATTCGGACACCACATCGATAACTTACTGCGTCGACACTACACGCAACCCCCGAACGGTGGTGACGCTCCAGGCGAGGAAGGAGCAAAATTCGCCTACTCGATCGCGGGAATGGATCAGCATGAGAGAGATCATGTCATCTTCGCTTTACATACGCGCGACGGACAGAGCGTACCACTGAAATTGAAATACGAAGAATTCCACCTCGCAGTAAAGAACTACGTCGAGAATCCGAACGCGCAGAACAAAGCCAAACGTGTTGAGGGATTCGGTGCAGCAACCGATACGGAAGATAGCGAG
- a CDS encoding DUF4280 domain-containing protein translates to MKLLVDGAQLQCTHGSKNSELAVPPTNVGLVGQATIATIADFAPVTNIAAFGTCSATGGACVPATSRWFGESAAFEINGVPALTEQSFCACTAGGTIRPVAAGQDLLEVTALGRGGTTAGGPDKSEASSNNPKEKKKPHERSPAAQPEIETFMYQLRLHDERHEPCAAVGYRLELESGEIIQGTTDGAGLIQQQLPKRRQSIRVVYAPRDPKFEIVRDVVVVPELTSGADYLAQLRNMGFDESDEHRTILSFQAAHPDLALTGALDEKTRTAIREMNDGQLKRGA, encoded by the coding sequence GTGAAGCTCTTGGTCGACGGTGCGCAGCTCCAGTGCACACATGGCTCCAAGAATTCGGAACTCGCCGTCCCTCCCACGAATGTTGGCCTCGTCGGTCAGGCAACCATCGCGACAATTGCCGATTTCGCCCCAGTGACCAACATCGCCGCGTTTGGCACATGCAGTGCTACCGGAGGAGCATGCGTGCCTGCAACCTCACGGTGGTTTGGTGAGAGTGCGGCGTTCGAGATCAACGGTGTCCCTGCTTTGACCGAGCAATCATTCTGTGCATGTACGGCAGGCGGAACGATTCGGCCCGTTGCGGCAGGGCAAGATCTCCTGGAGGTCACGGCGCTTGGACGAGGAGGAACCACCGCAGGAGGCCCCGACAAATCCGAGGCATCTTCGAACAACCCCAAGGAGAAGAAAAAGCCGCATGAGCGTTCGCCAGCCGCCCAGCCGGAAATTGAAACGTTCATGTACCAATTGAGGCTGCACGACGAGCGCCATGAACCTTGTGCCGCTGTCGGTTATCGGCTCGAGCTCGAATCTGGGGAAATCATCCAAGGCACCACGGACGGCGCTGGGCTCATTCAGCAGCAGCTTCCGAAACGCCGTCAGAGTATCCGGGTCGTTTACGCCCCCCGCGACCCGAAGTTCGAAATCGTACGCGATGTCGTCGTCGTTCCTGAACTGACGAGTGGGGCCGATTATCTCGCCCAGCTGCGCAACATGGGATTCGACGAAAGCGACGAGCATCGTACGATCCTCTCCTTCCAGGCCGCTCACCCCGACCTCGCCCTGACCGGGGCGCTCGACGAAAAGACCCGAACCGCCATTCGCGAGATGAACGATGGCCAACTCAAACGAGGGGCATAG
- a CDS encoding serine/threonine protein kinase: MARESFMGRVPYDYEFKAGEVLVDRYRIDRPRGHGGMGEVYEATDLYLEKKVALKTIKPTDSEGLPRPWQAYEARFRMEAQIGVRLRDPRSFHDGRDRLVTILDCHLMADGRPIALMDLFSGLTLANYLEKHGRVKFSTACQIARDVCAGLAFAHEHDVLHRDIKPQNIMLEPGAQLRAYITDFGVGKVLTPGETMLTCEGSPVGTPGWIPREQLLGIAPPSPATDMFAVGLLIFLMITGKGAFSHLGGDALRLLVTNAPPIAPMFTEFLSEYGEAERALALQVARCLSHSPNERPDASTMAAACARAERSARGRDGEAYVDATIEDESNQITSMIVEGLSAGSAAGVSRTRPDAGRRLPLGSLPTEVNSQPGPPPTLAPPERAAMRAADRARHAESSKLPAKSARSEPIAPSMTVPFPPPPTASLPHANHTPSSMSRTMDPALERQHVAHEAAAVAVLEQASAPPSAPGPQKRVLAIAGLGSMLGVLLLVGAGMFAYRYGTARAPAPSPAMPAVAAESSAVVPSAAAPSAATSATANPPAASASSRTVIADAAKVPALAKP, encoded by the coding sequence GTGGCCCGGGAAAGCTTCATGGGCCGCGTGCCGTACGACTACGAGTTCAAAGCGGGGGAGGTGCTCGTCGACCGGTACCGCATCGATCGCCCGCGCGGCCATGGTGGTATGGGCGAGGTGTACGAGGCGACGGACCTGTACCTCGAGAAGAAAGTCGCGCTCAAGACGATCAAGCCGACGGATTCGGAGGGGCTGCCGCGCCCATGGCAGGCGTACGAGGCGCGTTTTCGTATGGAAGCGCAGATCGGGGTGCGACTGCGGGATCCGCGAAGTTTTCACGATGGGCGTGACCGGCTCGTCACGATCCTCGATTGCCACTTGATGGCCGATGGGCGGCCCATCGCGTTGATGGATCTGTTTTCGGGGCTCACGCTCGCGAACTACTTGGAAAAGCATGGGCGGGTGAAGTTCTCGACCGCGTGCCAGATCGCGCGTGACGTCTGCGCGGGGCTCGCGTTCGCGCACGAGCACGATGTCCTTCACCGCGATATCAAGCCGCAGAACATCATGCTCGAACCGGGGGCCCAGCTTCGGGCGTACATCACGGACTTCGGCGTGGGCAAGGTGCTCACGCCGGGTGAGACGATGCTCACCTGCGAAGGTAGCCCTGTGGGAACGCCCGGGTGGATCCCGCGCGAGCAGTTGCTTGGCATCGCTCCGCCATCGCCTGCAACCGACATGTTCGCGGTGGGCCTGCTCATTTTCCTCATGATCACGGGCAAGGGCGCCTTCTCGCACCTGGGAGGCGACGCGCTTCGTTTGCTCGTGACGAATGCCCCTCCCATCGCGCCGATGTTCACCGAGTTCCTCTCCGAGTACGGCGAGGCGGAGCGGGCACTGGCTCTCCAGGTTGCACGGTGCCTTTCCCACTCGCCCAACGAGCGGCCCGACGCCTCGACGATGGCCGCGGCGTGCGCGCGCGCTGAACGTAGTGCGCGCGGGCGCGACGGTGAGGCGTACGTCGATGCGACGATCGAAGACGAGTCGAACCAGATTACCTCCATGATCGTCGAGGGGCTTTCGGCGGGTTCGGCCGCAGGTGTGTCGCGCACGAGGCCCGATGCAGGTCGCCGTCTCCCCCTTGGAAGCCTGCCCACGGAGGTCAATTCGCAGCCAGGTCCTCCGCCGACCCTGGCGCCGCCGGAGCGCGCCGCGATGCGGGCTGCGGATCGCGCGAGGCACGCGGAGAGCTCCAAGCTGCCGGCCAAGAGCGCTCGGTCCGAGCCCATCGCCCCGTCGATGACCGTGCCCTTTCCACCGCCGCCGACAGCTTCGCTCCCCCATGCGAACCACACGCCGTCGTCGATGTCGCGCACGATGGATCCGGCGTTGGAGAGGCAGCACGTCGCCCACGAGGCAGCGGCGGTCGCCGTGTTGGAGCAAGCATCCGCGCCGCCGTCCGCGCCGGGGCCACAGAAACGTGTGCTGGCGATCGCGGGGCTTGGAAGCATGCTCGGTGTGCTGCTCTTGGTGGGCGCCGGCATGTTCGCCTATCGCTATGGTACGGCGCGCGCGCCCGCGCCTTCTCCCGCCATGCCGGCGGTCGCTGCGGAGTCGTCGGCGGTCGTGCCCTCCGCAGCGGCGCCGTCTGCCGCTACGAGCGCAACGGCCAATCCGCCCGCGGCGAGCGCGTCATCGCGAACGGTCATCGCCGATGCGGCGAAGGTTCCAGCGTTGGCAAAACCTTGA
- a CDS encoding type VI secretion system baseplate subunit TssF gives MFRQLIEAALNETERGFQGLARRYPRLEPLLASDELRSFAQWVAFALASIDEQRHDDHQGMLRALVAQALPGCLRPRPSSTILELPADRSHAGDLQGTVFRGRAGTLEMPFRVMWRITPTPYEMADARMERIHAKLQVLRITLVGREGIVLGGVLPERVRFFVHPGDDVDGRGMRTSLDVIHALRVADGIEVDAFDAEGNVSHSRLPAGSLRWVRIDTEEPSLLSAPQGRFVSSTLLADLCAFPESFSFFEIDLTPVRSRKTTRIELTLPLARVVEAASSLRRENLRLFCAPATNEYIAPIEPLRAERGPEWELRVAQRPHAEVLHVRSIYAESARGRFDVISLEAPDRPLTFAADSHYYLLKQTMARDESRTEMRLTFGARQGFRVAAPAPLVLGEVLASDGLQTESLGLGDIGGRNITRVTPSHRAVLQGLAMRMNAFARMSPHRFAEPAHLREFVRLHAPPNPRQQRIRLPEVLEMHHERESRMLPGAEWEQGDHVHLTVDDASSVGEAWLLREILARALAERQNRLRFARLTLERSATHPTKDFTNDDAREGERHAAPLG, from the coding sequence ATGTTTCGCCAGCTCATCGAGGCAGCCCTGAACGAGACGGAACGAGGCTTCCAGGGGCTCGCGCGGCGTTATCCGCGCCTGGAGCCGCTCCTGGCGAGCGACGAGCTCCGCTCCTTCGCGCAGTGGGTGGCATTTGCCCTGGCGTCCATCGATGAGCAGCGGCACGACGACCATCAAGGCATGCTTCGCGCGCTCGTCGCCCAGGCGCTGCCCGGGTGCCTCCGCCCGCGGCCGTCGTCGACCATTCTCGAGTTGCCCGCGGATCGCTCGCACGCGGGGGATCTACAAGGAACCGTGTTCCGAGGACGCGCGGGGACGCTCGAGATGCCCTTTCGCGTGATGTGGCGCATCACGCCCACGCCCTACGAGATGGCCGACGCGCGAATGGAGCGCATTCACGCGAAGCTGCAGGTGCTGCGCATCACCCTGGTGGGGCGTGAGGGGATCGTGCTCGGGGGTGTGCTGCCGGAGCGTGTTCGCTTTTTCGTGCACCCCGGCGACGACGTCGATGGCCGGGGCATGCGCACGTCCCTCGACGTGATTCACGCGTTGCGCGTGGCCGACGGCATCGAGGTGGACGCCTTCGATGCGGAGGGCAACGTTTCCCATAGCCGCCTTCCGGCGGGCTCGTTGCGTTGGGTGCGGATCGATACCGAAGAACCATCGCTCCTTTCGGCGCCGCAGGGACGATTCGTTTCGAGCACCTTGTTGGCGGATCTGTGCGCATTTCCGGAGAGCTTCTCCTTCTTCGAAATCGACCTCACGCCGGTGCGCTCCCGCAAGACCACGCGCATCGAGCTTACGCTACCCCTCGCGCGCGTCGTGGAGGCCGCGTCGAGCCTCCGTCGCGAGAATCTGCGCCTTTTCTGCGCTCCCGCGACGAACGAATACATCGCGCCGATCGAGCCCCTTCGCGCAGAGCGAGGGCCGGAATGGGAGTTGCGTGTTGCGCAGCGACCCCATGCCGAGGTTCTCCATGTGCGGTCCATTTATGCCGAATCCGCGCGGGGGCGATTCGACGTTATCTCCCTGGAAGCACCGGATCGGCCACTGACGTTTGCGGCCGATAGCCATTACTATTTGCTCAAGCAGACGATGGCGCGCGATGAATCGCGCACCGAAATGCGACTCACGTTCGGGGCTCGGCAAGGCTTTCGCGTGGCCGCACCGGCACCGCTGGTGCTCGGAGAGGTCCTTGCGAGCGATGGCCTCCAGACGGAGTCGCTCGGCCTTGGCGACATCGGGGGACGCAACATCACGCGGGTAACGCCATCGCACCGCGCCGTCCTGCAAGGGCTCGCCATGCGCATGAACGCCTTCGCGCGTATGTCGCCGCACCGATTCGCCGAGCCGGCTCATTTGCGCGAGTTCGTGCGCCTGCATGCGCCGCCGAACCCGAGGCAACAGCGCATTCGCCTGCCCGAGGTTCTCGAGATGCACCACGAGCGCGAATCACGCATGCTCCCTGGCGCGGAATGGGAACAGGGCGATCACGTCCATCTGACGGTCGACGACGCGTCCAGTGTTGGCGAAGCGTGGCTTCTTCGCGAGATCCTCGCGCGCGCGCTCGCCGAGAGGCAGAACCGTCTGCGATTTGCGCGGCTCACGCTCGAGCGGAGCGCCACCCATCCCACGAAAGACTTTACGAACGACGATGCCCGCGAGGGCGAGCGCCATGCGGCGCCTCTCGGGTAA
- a CDS encoding type VI secretion system tube protein Hcp: MTATEQSLIYLEIKGSKQGEFKTDDAQARAGKTVCLAFGHGIDVPHDTQGKGRAVVRNKPVWVICEWNPLVVQCQQAAWDNEELKEVVIKRARRDSNGNEVVYATTTLTKATVAKFRTLSGPTSKWLPGNHPDLARISFLASKIDVTLHSPDGDTRAHYDRKENKS; the protein is encoded by the coding sequence ATGACGGCAACCGAACAATCGCTCATCTATTTGGAAATCAAGGGCTCGAAGCAAGGGGAGTTCAAAACCGATGACGCCCAGGCCCGCGCGGGGAAGACCGTCTGCCTCGCCTTTGGCCATGGCATCGACGTTCCGCACGACACGCAAGGGAAGGGGCGTGCGGTGGTCCGGAACAAGCCCGTGTGGGTGATCTGCGAGTGGAATCCTTTGGTGGTTCAATGCCAGCAAGCGGCTTGGGACAACGAGGAGCTGAAGGAGGTCGTCATCAAGCGCGCCCGCCGCGACTCCAACGGCAACGAAGTCGTGTATGCCACGACGACGCTGACCAAGGCCACGGTCGCCAAATTCCGAACTCTCTCGGGGCCAACGTCGAAATGGCTTCCGGGTAACCACCCCGATCTGGCTCGCATTTCCTTCCTGGCCAGCAAGATCGACGTGACCTTGCATTCGCCGGATGGCGACACCCGCGCCCACTACGATCGCAAAGAGAACAAATCGTGA
- a CDS encoding GPW/gp25 family protein, whose protein sequence is MTVLGLIAGREPPPEPSSVRRAVAELVADIELLLGTLRGSMPGDVDFGVGDVSGTYASGAEAVRAWCLDTQEALRRYVPRLRHPRVIHVPGDALDLVFRAKIRGSMAVQGRAAPLELELSVDPQRSWRVR, encoded by the coding sequence GTGACCGTGCTCGGGCTCATCGCCGGAAGGGAGCCGCCGCCCGAACCGTCGTCCGTTCGTCGCGCCGTGGCCGAGCTCGTGGCGGATATCGAGCTCCTATTGGGAACCTTGCGTGGATCCATGCCCGGTGACGTGGACTTCGGTGTGGGGGATGTCTCGGGGACGTACGCCTCCGGCGCCGAAGCCGTTCGCGCGTGGTGCTTGGATACGCAAGAAGCGCTAAGGCGCTACGTTCCGCGCCTGCGCCACCCGCGCGTGATCCATGTTCCGGGCGACGCGCTCGATCTCGTCTTTCGGGCAAAGATCCGCGGCTCCATGGCCGTCCAGGGACGCGCGGCGCCGTTGGAGCTCGAGCTATCCGTCGACCCGCAGCGCTCGTGGAGGGTTCGCTAG